The following coding sequences lie in one Spinacia oleracea cultivar Varoflay chromosome 1, BTI_SOV_V1, whole genome shotgun sequence genomic window:
- the LOC110793862 gene encoding uncharacterized protein, whose amino-acid sequence MPIPSQASWLVRKILSVRDYLLSFADGIDVLSDASFSVKNVYSVLRGDVQKVEWRKLTCNNPAPPKCIFIVWLDALNKMVTCDRLIKIGIACEPICCLCEKASENVCHLFFECEYSASVWSCVLQWFGVNRRPRNWEEEMQFIVTQFKSNSVKHQMYRMMVSVVVYLLWRERNQRKFKLVKSNSETIVKEAQYMIYSRSLNVSRLACCLP is encoded by the coding sequence ATGCCTATACCCTCTCAAGCATCTTGGTTGGTGAGGAAAATCCTAAGTGTTAGGGATTATTTACTTAGTTTTGCTGATGGTATTGATGTTTTATCTGATGCAAGCTTCTCTGTTAAAAATGTTTACAGTGTGTTGAGGGGTGATGTGCAAAAGGTTGAGTGGAGGAAGTTGACCTGCAACAACCCTGCTCCTCCTAAGTGTATATTTATAGTATGGTTGGATGCTTTAAACAAAATGGTTACGTGTGATCGCCTTATCAAGATAGGTATTGCTTGTGAACCCATTTGTTGTCTTTGTGAGAAGGCTTCAGAAAATGTTTGTCATCTATTTTTTGAGTGTGAATATTCTGCTTCTGTTTGGAGCTGCGTTTTACAGTGGTTTGGTGTCAACAGGAGACCTCGAAATTGGGAGGAAGAGATGCAATTTATAGTGACCCAATTCAAGTCTAACTCTGTAAAACATCAGATGTATAGGATGATGGTGTCTGTTGTAGTTTATCTCCTATGGAGGGAAAGGAACCAACGAAAATTCAAGCTGGTAAAGAGCAACTCAGAGACTATTGTGAAGGAGGCACAATACATGATCTACTCTAGAAGCCTCAATGTGTCGAGATTAGCATGTTGTTTACCATAG